In Methanobacteriales archaeon HGW-Methanobacteriales-1, the following are encoded in one genomic region:
- the argF gene encoding ornithine carbamoyltransferase: MKHLLSVCDAQDQVVQLLDLAAWFKKGKSDDKPLKNKTLAMIFQKSSTRTRVSFEVGMAQLGGHALYLSTNDLQIGRGEPISDTARVMSRYVDGIMIRALKHEDVVELSENASVPVINGLTDLEHPCQALADMQTIKEHRGTFEGKLVFVGDGNNVCNSLLLISAILGLNMTVACPEGYEPDAEIFEKAQILAKDSGIQLEISSDIKKAVENADVIYTDVWVSMGDEEEQEKRMNDFMPFQVNEELMALANEDVIFMHCLPAIRGQETTSGVIDGPQSVVWDQAENRLHAQKAVMYSLMKD; this comes from the coding sequence ATGAAACATCTTTTATCAGTTTGTGATGCTCAAGACCAAGTGGTTCAATTACTGGATCTGGCTGCATGGTTTAAAAAAGGTAAATCTGATGATAAACCTCTTAAAAATAAAACCCTGGCCATGATATTTCAGAAATCATCCACTCGGACACGAGTTTCTTTTGAAGTCGGAATGGCTCAATTAGGAGGCCACGCATTATACTTATCTACCAATGACCTTCAAATAGGCCGTGGAGAACCAATTTCAGATACGGCCCGGGTTATGAGTCGTTATGTGGATGGAATAATGATAAGAGCACTCAAACACGAAGATGTAGTGGAACTATCAGAGAATGCGTCAGTACCAGTAATAAATGGCTTAACTGATTTAGAACATCCTTGCCAGGCACTGGCAGATATGCAGACCATAAAAGAACATAGGGGCACTTTTGAAGGAAAACTGGTTTTTGTAGGGGATGGAAACAATGTCTGCAACTCATTACTTCTGATTTCTGCTATTTTGGGACTTAACATGACGGTGGCCTGTCCAGAAGGATATGAACCAGATGCAGAAATATTTGAAAAAGCACAAATATTGGCTAAAGATTCAGGAATTCAATTAGAAATAAGTTCTGATATTAAAAAAGCGGTAGAGAATGCTGATGTTATTTATACTGATGTTTGGGTCAGTATGGGTGATGAAGAAGAGCAGGAAAAAAGAATGAATGATTTCATGCCTTTCCAGGTCAATGAAGAATTAATGGCCCTGGCCAATGAGGATGTTATATTCATGCACTGCTTACCCGCCATTAGGGGACAGGAAACTACTTCGGGAGTTATTGACGGGCCTCAATCAGTGGTATGGGACCAGGCCGAGAATAGGTTACATGCTCAGAAGGCCGTTATGTATAGTCTGATGAAAGATTAG
- the purD gene encoding phosphoribosylamine--glycine ligase, which translates to MKILVVGTGAREHAICEALKGEAELYSIMSNQNPGIARISDFKVASEGDLETVKKFALDKKVDMAFIGPESPLEKGIVDVLEEAGISCVGPNKSAARIETDKSFMRNLFEEYKIDGSLVYRVFDNYQDISDFLDEFDKDVVIKPVGLTGGKGVKIVGDHLEDNNEAKEYAHHIMETKMGGHPRVVIEEKLVGEEFTVQAFSDGEHLAPMPAAQDHPHAFEGDEGPITGGMGSYSDKNGLLPFMDQKDYDDAVKIMQDTINAIKKEAGPYKGVLYGQFMLCEEGPRLVEYNARFGDPEAMNVLPLLKSSMMDICQGIVDGNLKKAEFENKATVCKYIVPDGYPETKFANQAINVNEKAISDLGASVYYAAVNQKDDVVYTSASRALGLVAAGESIEEAEIICEEATQFVKGDLYHRRDVGTKELIQKRIDHMKKVRG; encoded by the coding sequence ATGAAAATTTTAGTTGTAGGAACTGGAGCAAGGGAACATGCTATTTGTGAAGCTTTAAAAGGAGAAGCAGAACTTTACTCTATAATGAGCAACCAAAACCCTGGGATAGCGCGAATATCTGATTTTAAAGTGGCCAGCGAGGGGGATTTGGAAACAGTCAAAAAATTTGCCTTGGATAAGAAGGTGGATATGGCCTTCATTGGTCCGGAATCCCCACTGGAGAAGGGAATTGTAGATGTACTGGAAGAAGCAGGAATAAGCTGTGTAGGGCCTAATAAAAGTGCTGCCCGGATAGAAACGGATAAATCATTCATGAGAAATCTTTTTGAGGAATATAAAATTGATGGCTCTTTGGTTTACCGAGTTTTTGATAATTATCAAGATATCAGTGACTTTTTGGATGAATTTGATAAAGACGTGGTCATAAAACCAGTGGGGCTCACCGGTGGTAAGGGAGTAAAGATTGTAGGGGACCATCTGGAAGATAACAACGAGGCCAAGGAGTACGCCCACCACATCATGGAAACCAAAATGGGAGGCCATCCTCGGGTAGTCATAGAGGAAAAATTGGTGGGAGAAGAATTCACGGTACAGGCCTTCTCTGATGGAGAACATCTGGCTCCCATGCCTGCTGCCCAAGACCATCCTCATGCTTTTGAAGGAGATGAAGGCCCTATAACTGGTGGAATGGGATCATACTCTGATAAAAACGGATTACTTCCTTTCATGGACCAGAAAGATTATGATGATGCTGTAAAAATAATGCAGGATACTATCAACGCTATAAAAAAGGAAGCTGGCCCCTACAAAGGGGTTTTATATGGCCAATTCATGCTATGTGAAGAAGGCCCCCGCTTGGTAGAATATAATGCTAGATTTGGGGATCCAGAGGCCATGAACGTCCTTCCTCTTTTAAAATCCAGTATGATGGATATTTGTCAGGGAATTGTGGATGGAAATCTTAAAAAGGCTGAATTTGAGAACAAGGCCACAGTTTGTAAGTACATTGTTCCTGATGGTTATCCAGAAACCAAATTTGCTAATCAAGCTATTAATGTGAACGAAAAGGCCATATCTGATTTAGGTGCTTCGGTTTATTATGCGGCGGTTAATCAGAAGGATGATGTGGTATATACTTCTGCATCTCGGGCTCTAGGCCTGGTAGCAGCTGGAGAAAGCATTGAGGAAGCTGAGATAATATGTGAGGAGGCCACTCAGTTTGTCAAGGGAGATTTATATCACCGCAGGGATGTGGGAACCAAAGAGCTTATTCAAAAGCGAATTGACCACATGAAGAAAGTAAGGGGCTAA
- the ilvB gene encoding acetolactate synthase, large subunit, biosynthetic type — translation MKGGQALIKSLIDQGADTVFGYPGGQLLPLYDMIYDSDLKHILVRHEQCAAHAADGYARASGKVGVCIATSGPGATNLVTGIATAYMDSSPVLSIAGQVPTHLIGNDAFQEVDMIGITMPITKHNFQVTDANEIPAIVNSSFEIALSGRPGPIVIDLPKDIQEQELEEYRNELLDIPGYKPTKKGHGLQIKRAAQTIIKSKKPVILAGGGVISAGASSELKKLSEIINAPVTTSLLGKSSFPEDHPASMGMLGMHGRKVANLSVDESDCLIAVGCRFSDRTTGKIDEFAPNATVIHIDVDPAEIGKNVEVDVPIVGDAKVVLQSLIKMLEKDTHGLDTLKWMEHVKEFNESCIPRISFENDHPLKPQQVMKELAQALDEDTIMTTDVGQNQMWMAHFYNTTKPRTFISSGGLGTMGFGFPAAMGAKVAMPENDVVAVCGDGGFLMVCQDLATVKEYDIPVVVCVLDNRYLGMVAQWQKLFYDERMSHTHLGEVPDFVKLAESFGVRAERVEKVGETKQALEDALKSGEPTLLDIIIDPDEILPMVPPGCGLTEIVGEYKVEREIPGEIPYKPSEKAHEGGD, via the coding sequence ATGAAAGGTGGCCAAGCCCTAATTAAGTCGCTGATAGACCAGGGAGCAGATACTGTCTTCGGATATCCCGGAGGACAATTACTTCCCCTATACGACATGATATACGATTCTGACTTAAAGCACATTCTGGTAAGACACGAGCAGTGTGCTGCCCACGCAGCAGATGGATATGCTCGTGCTTCAGGAAAAGTAGGAGTGTGCATTGCCACTTCAGGCCCAGGTGCAACAAACCTGGTAACTGGAATTGCAACAGCATACATGGATTCTTCCCCAGTTTTGTCCATTGCTGGACAGGTACCAACCCACTTAATTGGTAATGACGCCTTTCAAGAAGTGGATATGATAGGCATAACCATGCCTATTACCAAACACAACTTTCAGGTAACGGATGCTAATGAAATACCTGCTATTGTTAATTCCAGTTTTGAAATAGCCCTTAGTGGCCGTCCAGGCCCCATAGTAATTGATTTACCTAAAGATATTCAGGAACAGGAACTGGAAGAATACCGTAATGAGCTACTAGATATACCTGGTTACAAACCTACCAAAAAAGGCCATGGCCTGCAGATTAAAAGAGCTGCTCAAACCATTATCAAATCAAAAAAACCAGTCATTCTAGCTGGTGGAGGAGTTATATCCGCGGGAGCATCTTCTGAGTTAAAAAAACTCTCAGAAATAATTAACGCTCCAGTTACCACCAGTTTACTGGGTAAAAGTTCATTCCCCGAAGATCATCCTGCTTCCATGGGCATGTTAGGAATGCACGGTCGTAAAGTAGCTAATCTAAGCGTTGATGAGTCTGACTGTCTCATTGCCGTAGGATGCAGATTTTCAGATCGTACCACTGGAAAAATCGATGAATTTGCCCCTAATGCAACAGTTATACACATAGATGTGGACCCTGCAGAAATTGGGAAAAATGTGGAAGTAGATGTTCCTATTGTAGGGGATGCTAAAGTAGTTCTCCAATCCCTAATAAAAATGTTAGAAAAGGATACCCATGGACTGGACACTTTAAAGTGGATGGAGCATGTTAAAGAATTCAATGAAAGCTGCATACCACGGATTTCATTTGAAAATGATCATCCATTAAAACCTCAGCAAGTTATGAAAGAACTGGCTCAGGCCCTGGATGAAGATACCATAATGACCACCGATGTGGGACAAAACCAAATGTGGATGGCCCATTTCTACAATACCACTAAACCAAGGACCTTTATTTCATCTGGAGGATTAGGAACCATGGGATTCGGTTTCCCAGCAGCAATGGGGGCCAAAGTGGCCATGCCAGAAAACGATGTAGTGGCAGTTTGTGGTGACGGTGGATTTTTAATGGTCTGTCAGGACCTGGCCACCGTTAAAGAATATGATATACCTGTTGTAGTCTGTGTTTTAGATAATAGATACCTGGGAATGGTTGCTCAATGGCAAAAGCTGTTCTATGATGAACGTATGTCACATACCCATCTAGGAGAAGTTCCAGACTTTGTTAAATTGGCCGAATCATTTGGTGTTAGAGCAGAACGTGTTGAAAAGGTAGGGGAAACCAAACAAGCACTTGAAGACGCTCTAAAATCTGGAGAACCAACTTTACTGGATATAATCATAGACCCGGATGAAATTCTGCCTATGGTACCCCCAGGATGTGGACTCACAGAAATTGTAGGTGAATACAAAGTGGAAAGAGAAATTCCAGGTGAAATACCCTACAAGCCAAGTGAAAAAGCTCATGAGGGCGGTGATTAG
- the ilvN gene encoding acetolactate synthase small subunit, with protein MVKLEKSLEKNHIISALVEHKPGVLQRVAGLFTRRGFNIESITVGESEIPGLARMTIIAHGDQQVLEQITKQLNKLLDVIKVRDLEVESTVKRELCLIKVHAPTEKVRSEIIQYANIFRGRIIDVSSEALTIEITGDSDKIDALTDLLKGFGIKELARTGPTAMSRGGKTI; from the coding sequence ATGGTTAAACTCGAAAAATCCCTTGAAAAGAATCATATCATCAGCGCTCTGGTAGAACATAAACCTGGTGTCTTACAGAGAGTGGCTGGTTTGTTCACCCGTCGTGGATTCAACATTGAAAGCATTACTGTAGGAGAATCTGAAATTCCGGGGCTGGCCCGTATGACCATCATTGCCCATGGAGATCAGCAAGTACTGGAACAAATAACCAAGCAATTAAACAAATTGCTGGATGTTATTAAAGTCCGGGATTTAGAAGTGGAAAGTACTGTTAAAAGAGAGTTGTGTCTTATAAAGGTTCATGCTCCCACAGAAAAGGTTAGATCAGAAATCATTCAGTATGCTAACATATTCCGAGGACGTATCATAGATGTTAGCAGCGAAGCTCTGACCATTGAAATCACCGGAGATTCTGACAAAATTGATGCCTTAACAGACCTTTTAAAAGGCTTTGGAATTAAAGAATTGGCCCGAACTGGTCCTACTGCCATGTCACGTGGTGGAAAGACTATTTAA
- a CDS encoding ketol-acid reductoisomerase, with product MKMYYEKDVDTGVLADKTIAVIGYGSQGMAQSRNMADSGLKVIVGLREGGVSWKTAVADGMTVMSVEDAAKAADIIHILIPDEIQGAVYDKSIKPYLEEGNTLSFSHGYNIHYGYIKVPEGVNVTMSAPKGPGAMVRRTYLEGFGIPGLVAVEIDATGDAKQQALAMGKGCGLARAGILETTFKEETETDLFGEQAVLCGGVTELIKAGFKTLVDGGYQPEVAYFETCHELKLIVDLIYEKGFAGMWHDVSNTAEFGGLTRRSRVINPDAQKEMAEILKEIQEGKFAKEWALENQAGGPMLKRMRDMEDELQIEEVGSKLRKLCGLQK from the coding sequence ATGAAAATGTATTACGAAAAAGACGTGGACACTGGAGTCCTCGCAGATAAAACTATCGCAGTTATAGGATATGGAAGTCAAGGAATGGCTCAATCTCGAAATATGGCCGACAGCGGATTAAAAGTCATAGTTGGTCTAAGAGAAGGAGGAGTTTCATGGAAAACTGCTGTTGCAGATGGAATGACAGTAATGAGTGTAGAAGATGCTGCCAAAGCTGCTGACATCATTCACATACTTATTCCTGATGAAATCCAAGGAGCTGTTTATGATAAATCCATTAAACCTTACCTGGAAGAAGGGAACACATTATCTTTCTCACACGGATACAACATCCACTATGGATACATCAAAGTTCCAGAAGGTGTTAATGTAACTATGAGCGCCCCTAAAGGGCCCGGAGCTATGGTTCGCCGAACTTACCTGGAAGGATTTGGGATTCCAGGATTAGTTGCTGTGGAAATTGATGCTACGGGAGACGCTAAACAACAAGCATTAGCTATGGGTAAAGGATGCGGTTTAGCCCGAGCTGGAATACTAGAAACCACCTTTAAAGAAGAAACCGAAACTGACCTCTTTGGAGAGCAAGCCGTTCTCTGTGGAGGAGTAACTGAACTTATTAAAGCCGGATTTAAAACTCTGGTAGATGGTGGATACCAGCCAGAAGTGGCCTACTTTGAAACTTGTCACGAATTAAAACTTATTGTGGATTTAATCTATGAAAAAGGGTTCGCCGGAATGTGGCATGATGTAAGTAACACAGCCGAGTTTGGAGGGTTAACCAGAAGATCCCGAGTAATTAATCCAGATGCTCAAAAAGAAATGGCTGAAATCCTTAAAGAGATTCAAGAAGGAAAATTCGCCAAAGAATGGGCCTTAGAAAATCAAGCTGGTGGGCCTATGCTCAAGCGAATGCGGGACATGGAAGACGAACTGCAAATCGAAGAAGTAGGTTCTAAACTCCGAAAACTCTGTGGATTACAGAAATAA
- a CDS encoding methanogenesis marker 12 protein has product MVFVGMDHGTTGVSFTILSSSSKEEKEGKNFVEHFKISREYLSQGQVSAVEELAKRVDLNSIELMAITYAMGDGISSIKPLKKVKDKGILSINGAGKVTGGGTAVYEEIEKSGIPTLLIPGLHNKTPCIDRRFAAAYSHHASAEKVSITYNAYLETGWENMVVADISSNSVSMLVQNGKIVGAIDACLGAMGVIHGPIDLEMLRDIDEGEKTANECFSHAGAVKIADIDTKVSRAKDELILLAQNGDDQAILALDTMMMTIAMEIWGLIGIANKVDGIVLTGSMGAMEEPINFYGLLKEYLEGVVPVVRISPTSGSMGSAQIARDIYQGKKNILGIKVEDSI; this is encoded by the coding sequence TTGGTATTCGTGGGCATGGACCACGGCACCACTGGTGTCTCCTTTACCATCCTTTCTTCATCATCGAAAGAAGAAAAGGAAGGAAAAAACTTTGTTGAACACTTTAAAATCAGTAGAGAATATCTTTCCCAGGGCCAGGTTTCTGCAGTAGAGGAACTGGCAAAAAGAGTGGATCTAAATTCTATTGAACTAATGGCCATTACCTACGCCATGGGCGATGGCATTAGTAGTATAAAACCTCTGAAAAAAGTTAAAGATAAGGGAATTTTATCTATAAATGGTGCTGGGAAAGTTACGGGTGGTGGAACCGCCGTTTATGAGGAAATAGAGAAATCTGGTATTCCAACATTACTTATTCCAGGTTTACATAATAAAACACCTTGCATTGATCGGAGATTTGCAGCAGCTTATTCTCACCATGCCAGTGCTGAAAAAGTTTCTATAACCTACAATGCTTATCTGGAAACCGGGTGGGAAAATATGGTTGTGGCTGATATCAGCTCTAACTCAGTAAGCATGCTGGTACAGAATGGTAAAATAGTAGGAGCTATTGATGCTTGTTTAGGTGCTATGGGCGTAATCCATGGTCCTATTGATTTAGAAATGTTGAGAGACATTGATGAAGGGGAAAAAACTGCTAATGAATGTTTCTCCCATGCTGGTGCTGTGAAAATCGCGGATATAGATACTAAAGTATCCCGGGCCAAGGATGAACTGATTTTATTAGCTCAAAATGGTGACGATCAAGCTATTCTGGCATTAGATACCATGATGATGACTATTGCCATGGAAATATGGGGTTTAATAGGTATTGCTAATAAAGTAGATGGAATAGTTCTGACCGGATCTATGGGTGCCATGGAAGAACCTATTAACTTTTATGGTCTTTTAAAAGAGTATTTAGAAGGAGTAGTTCCAGTAGTAAGGATATCACCGACATCAGGTTCTATGGGAAGTGCTCAGATTGCCAGAGACATTTATCAAGGTAAAAAAAATATTTTAGGCATCAAAGTAGAAGACTCTATTTAA
- a CDS encoding LSM domain protein, whose amino-acid sequence MAQEDYDFQVNKQFLRFKDKEVVVSLKNREEDEGKVVTLDNYLNTVLITENGLKFIKGGKIAFMAIKDS is encoded by the coding sequence ATGGCACAGGAAGATTATGATTTTCAAGTTAATAAACAATTTTTAAGATTTAAAGACAAAGAAGTGGTTGTAAGTTTAAAAAACCGGGAAGAAGATGAAGGAAAAGTTGTAACTCTTGATAATTATCTTAACACAGTTCTAATAACTGAAAATGGCTTAAAATTTATTAAAGGCGGTAAAATTGCTTTCATGGCCATAAAAGATAGTTAA
- a CDS encoding ArsR family transcriptional regulator: MHMKKILWWLIAGTKGGINRARIINELNERPYNAHQLSEKLELDYKTVRHHIKILEENKIITSTGEKYGTMYFLSSQLEDNYKLFEEIWKKMGEN, from the coding sequence ATGCACATGAAAAAAATACTCTGGTGGCTTATTGCTGGTACTAAAGGAGGCATAAATAGGGCCCGAATAATTAATGAATTGAATGAAAGGCCATATAATGCTCACCAGCTATCAGAAAAACTAGAGCTGGATTATAAAACTGTTAGACATCATATAAAAATCCTTGAAGAAAATAAAATCATTACTTCAACTGGGGAAAAATATGGAACAATGTATTTTTTATCATCTCAACTTGAAGATAACTATAAATTATTTGAAGAAATCTGGAAAAAAATGGGAGAAAATTAG
- a CDS encoding 5'/3'-nucleotidase SurE, which yields MRILITNDDGVNSSGIIATKDAMEGLGDISVVAPATQQSGIGHALTLFEPVRVTASNLNDGTEAFAVSGTPTDAVILGIFEISKEKPDLVISGINIGENLGKSELTTSGTIGAAMEAATYGIPAIAVSIQVSRGDIKFHDGHVDVDFEAAKRITRKVAQNILEKGLPEGVDFINLNIPSHPENDEILITRLGERMYNVHIQKRLDPRGRPYYWLDGDPVEDDSPGTDVHTLKVENRATLTPISLDCTSDLSLMEEWFK from the coding sequence ATGAGAATACTGATAACTAATGATGACGGAGTTAACTCTTCAGGGATTATTGCAACTAAAGATGCCATGGAAGGATTGGGAGATATTTCGGTGGTGGCACCGGCCACTCAACAGAGTGGAATAGGCCATGCATTAACTCTTTTTGAACCGGTAAGAGTCACAGCTTCTAATTTAAATGATGGAACTGAAGCTTTCGCGGTTTCAGGTACTCCCACTGACGCAGTTATTTTAGGAATTTTTGAAATATCCAAAGAAAAACCAGATCTGGTAATTTCTGGAATAAACATTGGAGAAAATCTTGGAAAATCTGAATTAACCACATCTGGAACTATTGGGGCTGCTATGGAAGCCGCTACTTATGGAATACCTGCTATAGCTGTTTCTATACAGGTTAGTCGGGGGGATATAAAGTTCCATGATGGGCATGTGGATGTGGACTTTGAGGCAGCAAAGCGAATAACCCGTAAGGTGGCCCAGAATATTCTGGAAAAAGGCCTACCTGAAGGCGTGGATTTTATAAATCTTAATATTCCTTCTCATCCAGAGAACGATGAAATTTTAATTACTCGTTTGGGTGAGAGGATGTATAATGTCCATATTCAAAAAAGATTGGATCCTAGAGGAAGACCCTATTACTGGCTGGATGGAGATCCTGTAGAAGATGACAGTCCCGGAACAGATGTACACACACTAAAAGTGGAAAATAGGGCTACTTTAACTCCTATATCCCTTGATTGTACTTCTGATTTGAGTTTAATGGAAGAATGGTTTAAGTGA
- a CDS encoding restriction endonuclease, giving the protein MGKLEKSRLVEFMAKIMEESGFKVYKDFRTSRHLIDIYGILPTVLGEIGVVVACKNYDEKWKVGLDVLKEMEMVAKTLKASKVVIVTTSGYSSQSINYAARRNIKLIDREMLLNLAQKFSKKTPDLMDSENENYREYEEYSSDDSEDSGAEVSYTPSGRSSKNSIFHQDKKGSLNRKRDRIKSSWAPALKGILSNTIVLILIVIGLSFLITSLIAAFSNPSKAVLGILKFFLSAILAYGLVYVLEERSTVMLIKGTTVFFISLLVSILLIIL; this is encoded by the coding sequence GTGGGAAAATTGGAGAAGAGTAGACTAGTCGAATTCATGGCAAAAATAATGGAAGAATCAGGTTTTAAGGTTTATAAAGATTTTAGAACCTCCAGACACCTGATAGACATTTACGGAATTCTACCCACAGTTCTGGGAGAAATAGGCGTAGTAGTTGCCTGTAAGAACTATGATGAAAAGTGGAAAGTAGGTTTAGATGTTTTAAAAGAAATGGAAATGGTTGCTAAAACCTTAAAAGCATCTAAAGTGGTTATTGTTACAACTTCTGGTTACAGTTCCCAATCTATTAATTACGCCGCTAGAAGGAATATTAAGTTAATTGACCGAGAAATGTTGCTCAACCTTGCTCAAAAATTCTCCAAAAAGACCCCGGACTTAATGGATTCAGAAAATGAAAATTATAGAGAATATGAAGAATATAGTTCGGATGATTCTGAGGATTCCGGTGCAGAAGTTTCTTATACTCCTTCTGGACGTTCATCAAAGAATTCTATTTTCCACCAGGATAAAAAAGGTTCTTTAAATAGAAAAAGAGATCGTATAAAATCATCATGGGCCCCGGCACTTAAAGGAATACTAAGCAACACCATTGTATTGATTTTAATTGTAATTGGATTATCTTTCTTAATTACTAGCTTAATAGCTGCCTTTTCCAATCCAAGTAAAGCAGTTCTCGGAATTTTGAAATTTTTCCTTTCTGCAATACTTGCTTATGGACTGGTCTATGTTTTAGAAGAGAGAAGTACAGTTATGTTGATAAAAGGAACTACAGTATTTTTTATTTCACTGCTGGTCTCTATATTGCTAATTATTCTTTAA
- a CDS encoding branched chain amino acid aminotransferase, with the protein MAWDESGKIWFNGELVDWGDAKMHVLSHVVHYGSSVFEGIRCYRNKNGSAVFRLEEHVERLFDSGRIYRMEIPFSQEEICKAILETIKTNQLEECYIRPVVFRGYGELGVNPLKNPLEVVIAAWEWGSYLGQEALELGVDVGVSTWRRMAPDTLPNMAKAGANYMNSQLVKMEALENGYDEGIMLDYQGMVSEGSGENIFIIKDDIIYTPSMSSSLLKGITRDSIIKLAKSMDLDVREEQIPREMLYMADEIFFTGTAAEVTPIRSVDKITIGNGKRGPITEKLQKGFFKILKGEVKDDFGWLTYLK; encoded by the coding sequence ATGGCATGGGATGAATCAGGAAAAATTTGGTTTAATGGAGAATTGGTTGATTGGGGTGATGCTAAAATGCATGTTCTATCCCATGTTGTTCATTATGGATCTAGTGTTTTTGAGGGAATAAGATGCTACCGTAATAAAAATGGTTCCGCCGTTTTCCGTTTGGAAGAACATGTGGAAAGATTGTTTGATTCTGGACGAATCTATCGAATGGAAATTCCATTTTCCCAGGAAGAAATTTGTAAAGCCATTCTGGAGACCATAAAAACCAACCAATTAGAAGAATGTTATATAAGACCAGTAGTATTTAGAGGTTATGGAGAATTAGGAGTTAATCCCTTAAAAAATCCATTAGAAGTGGTAATTGCTGCATGGGAATGGGGAAGCTATTTAGGCCAAGAAGCTCTAGAATTAGGAGTAGACGTTGGAGTTTCTACCTGGAGACGGATGGCACCAGACACTTTGCCTAATATGGCTAAGGCTGGAGCAAATTACATGAATTCCCAGCTGGTTAAAATGGAAGCCTTGGAAAATGGTTATGATGAAGGGATTATGCTTGATTATCAAGGAATGGTGAGTGAAGGAAGTGGTGAAAATATATTCATAATCAAAGATGACATTATTTACACCCCATCAATGTCTTCCTCGCTTTTAAAAGGTATCACCAGAGACTCCATTATAAAATTAGCTAAATCCATGGATTTAGATGTTCGAGAAGAACAAATTCCAAGAGAAATGCTATATATGGCCGATGAAATATTTTTTACTGGAACTGCTGCTGAAGTAACCCCTATTCGTTCTGTGGATAAAATAACTATTGGAAATGGGAAAAGAGGACCTATTACGGAAAAATTACAAAAAGGCTTCTTCAAAATACTCAAAGGAGAAGTAAAGGATGATTTTGGCTGGTTAACTTATTTAAAATAA
- the uppP gene encoding undecaprenyl-diphosphatase UppP — translation MDIIQAIIIGIVQGLTEFLPVSSSAHLVFIPEIMGVQSGLAFDTLLHIGTLVAVFAYFWNDIIHMIKSFFSSLADIPRGQFKKNFQEDQYKRLTWLVIIGTIPAGLAGILFKSTFESLFSSILAVGIFLIITGFLLWGSERVSQRIRPEDRKPLKKLTIKNSLIVGIAQAFAIAPGISRSGATISTGLFLGFERELAARYSFLLSIPAILGAALVQAKDITGLDMSTAALVAGFLAAAISGYLAIKFMLKLIKERSLLIFAYYCWIVGIIAIALSLYFHI, via the coding sequence ATGGACATTATACAAGCAATAATAATTGGGATAGTCCAGGGTTTGACAGAATTTCTCCCAGTGAGCAGCTCTGCTCATCTGGTATTTATACCAGAAATCATGGGTGTGCAATCCGGTCTAGCCTTTGATACTTTACTGCATATAGGAACCCTGGTAGCGGTCTTTGCCTATTTCTGGAACGATATCATACATATGATAAAATCATTTTTCTCCAGTCTGGCAGACATTCCAAGAGGACAGTTTAAAAAGAACTTCCAAGAAGATCAATACAAAAGATTGACATGGTTAGTAATAATTGGTACCATACCTGCCGGATTAGCCGGAATTCTGTTCAAAAGTACATTTGAAAGTTTATTTAGTAGCATACTAGCTGTAGGAATATTTTTAATAATTACTGGTTTCTTACTCTGGGGATCTGAGAGAGTTAGCCAAAGGATTAGACCAGAAGATAGAAAACCTTTGAAAAAATTAACCATTAAAAATTCATTAATTGTGGGTATTGCCCAGGCCTTTGCCATTGCCCCCGGAATATCACGTTCAGGAGCCACCATATCTACCGGACTATTTTTAGGATTTGAAAGAGAATTAGCAGCCAGATATAGTTTCCTTTTATCCATACCCGCGATTCTTGGTGCGGCACTAGTACAAGCCAAAGATATAACTGGTTTGGATATGAGTACAGCTGCCCTAGTTGCTGGATTTTTAGCAGCAGCCATTAGTGGATATTTAGCCATAAAATTCATGTTGAAATTAATTAAAGAAAGAAGTCTGCTTATATTTGCATATTACTGTTGGATTGTAGGAATTATAGCTATAGCATTATCTCTATATTTCCATATCTAA